In one window of Borrelia anserina Es DNA:
- the pyrH gene encoding UMP kinase: MIKIISLGGSIINPNKINIKYIKNLKNLIFQWVQKDNKRKIILITGGGKTAREYQDAYKQINPNFKNHELDEIGIMATKLNAKLISKAMQPFCIDNIVSDPTQDFNFKGQILVASGWKAGFSTDYIAVKFAERFKSAEIINLTNVNQIYDKDPKKFNDAKGLKNITWNELQDIVGNNWEPGSNLPFDPIATKLALKLGLKAYILNGTKLQNLKKVFDQNDDFLGTIVVK; this comes from the coding sequence ATGATAAAAATAATTAGCCTTGGGGGTAGCATAATCAATCCCAATAAAATAAACATAAAATATATTAAAAATCTTAAAAATCTTATTTTTCAATGGGTACAAAAAGATAATAAAAGAAAAATTATCTTAATCACAGGAGGAGGCAAAACAGCAAGAGAATACCAAGATGCTTATAAACAAATCAATCCCAATTTTAAAAATCATGAACTCGATGAGATTGGAATAATGGCAACCAAACTGAATGCCAAACTTATAAGCAAAGCAATGCAACCATTCTGCATTGATAATATAGTAAGTGATCCAACTCAAGATTTTAACTTTAAAGGACAAATATTAGTTGCATCAGGATGGAAAGCAGGATTCTCAACAGACTACATCGCTGTAAAGTTTGCCGAAAGGTTTAAATCAGCTGAAATAATTAACTTAACCAACGTAAATCAAATTTATGATAAAGATCCAAAAAAATTTAATGACGCAAAAGGACTAAAAAATATTACTTGGAATGAATTACAAGATATCGTTGGAAACAATTGGGAACCTGGTTCAAACCTACCATTCGATCCAATAGCAACCAAACTGGCACTTAAGCTTGGTCTTAAGGCTTATATATTAAATGGAACTAAACTTCAAAACTTAAAGAAAGTTTTTGATCAAAATGATGATTTTTTAGGCACTATTGTAGTAAAATAA